The Methanobrevibacter sp. sequence GCATCAGTGCTTCCTGATGCATCAATCACATGAATGAATACTTTTGCTTGCATCAAGTCATCCAAGAACTTGTTTCCCAGACCTTTACCTTCGTGAGCTCCTGGAACAAGTCCTGCCACATCAATGAGTTCTATTGGAATCAATCTTGTACCGTCAATGCATTGGGAGTTGTGTGGGTTGCATGTGACATTCATTTCCTTACATGGACATTCGCTGATAACATGAGCAACAGCCTTGTTTGCATCTATGGTTGTAAATGGATAGTTTGCCATTTCCACCTGTGATGCAGTGGCTGAATTAAAAAATGAGGATTTTCCTACATTCGGTTTACCTGTAACTGCAATTTGAAGCATAATATCATTCCTAATTATTTTAAAAAGTAAATAGATAAATTTTAATTTGATAATTTTTGATTATTAATAAATTCATTATACATATTTCAATGTATATATAATACTTTATTATATCTATTTTACAAAGTATAAAAAATTATTTAAAAAATAGTTTTATCATAATAGAACAATATTAAGAAATATGAAAAAATAGTATAGGATGTAATAAAAAAATTATAAAAATAAATAAAAAAAGAATAGCTGAATAGCTATTAAAATTAAAATTTTACAGTTCAATTAACCTATGTATCTGAGGTCATCTTGAGGCTGTTGCGCTTGCGGTTGACCCATTGCCCTTTGGAGCATTTCCTGTTCCATTTGTTGAGCTTGGTTGATCATTTCACGAATCTCTTCAGCTTTTGCCTCTAGCTCTTCAGTGCTTACTTCAAGCTTGACTAAAATAGCTAATTTTTGTAAAATTGCTTCAGCCGCTTCAGCATCAATGAAATATCCTGGAGTCTTACCCATTAAGCAAGCTCCTTTCATGCCTCTAAGTCTGCCTAAACCTAAGAATAAACCAGAAGCACCAACGATACCACCATCAGCAGATCTGATTTCAATGTCTGCTTCCTTGAGCATTTCGATGCGCTCTTCATCAGTGGCAGCACCTAAAACACGGCCTTCTGTACCCTCTACAGGTTGGCCGGTAGCAAGACCACCTAAAGTGAACAATTCCTTAGCGCCTAATGATTCAACGAAATCAAGTACAGATCCGCAAAGCTCATATTGACCTTCAGGTGACAATCCTTGACAATTTCCCACTAAAAATATGAAATCCCTTTCATCTGCACCAGCAGACTTCAAGTAGTACATCTCATTCTTCATGTCTTCAATGACTCCACCTTCACCAACGAGAACTTGTGGAGGGAAGTATGGAGAATAGATCTCTACAAATTTAGTGGCATCCAATTCGTCAATGACATGGTCAATTGCTAATTTTCCTACATGACCGATTCCAGGAAGCGCTTCAATAAATATAGGATTATCTAATTTAACTTCTTCTAATACCTTAAATTGAGTTGTTCTCATAAGATCACCCTTCAAGAACATTTGATAAATAATTTAATAATCGTAATCTAAAAATGAGAAGAAATAGAATAATCGTTTTTAAACTAACAGTATATTGCTAATTGAAAAACTCTCATTATTCCTTATTAAGCATCTCTTTTTTCAATTGCCTGCGATATTTGCCATACTTGTCCTCAACTGAAAATTTAGGCGGGTAGATTACTTTTAGCTCTCCACCGCAATTCGGACATTGAGATTTAAGTGTGTAAATATTGCAAACAGGACACTTTTTCATTTTCATTTTCATCTGATTCACTATTAATTTTCAATTTCACGTAAGAATTCTCCGGTACCATCTGCTTCCTCTACAATGGCAATAGCCTTTTCAGCTGCCTCTTTCAATTGCTTTTCAGCATCCAAATAATCTGTAGAAGTTACAGTGATCCTGTAACGAGGAGCTCCAACACATTGAACTTCAATATTTTCAGCTTCCGCTGCCATAAGGGCTTCTCTGATAACGTCCACCCCATCTGGGTTGTAGTTCTTGATATCTACATAACCGCTGATGTGAACTTCAGGTGGCTGGATGTTCTTAACAGCAACATCGGTTATGGCATCAGCCCATTCCTGACTGATTCCCTCTTCAGTAAGGGTTTCTGCCCCTTCTTCAGAAGCGCTTTCAAATGCGCCATAGATATCTCCGAAGATATCCATAAGCTCGTAACCCACTTCATCATAAGCGGTATCCAAGTCCTTATCCAAAGATTTTGCAGCCAATTCCAGGAATTTTTCAGCCTTTTGCTCAATCTTCCATTGTTGGATCTTCTTAGTCCTTTGGTCTTCCCTGATTCTTTTCAAGGAAGCATCCACATGACCTTTTTTAGGATTAACTCTTAAAACACGAGCAACAATCTTTTGATTTTCTCTTACATGATCTCGAATATTCTTTACCCAACCAGAAGAAACTTCAGAAATATGAATAAAAGCTTCTTTGCCTGCGTATTCTTCCAAGTTAGCAAATGCGCCATAGTTAACGACTTTGTAGACGGTTCCTACAATAAGCTCTCCTTCATCTGGCCATTCTTGACTTTTTCTTACCAATTAAAACACCGAAATAAAAACAGTTTAGATAAGTAATGAATACTTATCTTTATTCTAAGATCACATAATAATTGGATAATTTAAAATTGCAAATGCAATTAAATCAACAATTATTAATAATTTTAAGCTTAATCTAAAACTTCATCGATGTGAGCCATGATTTTAGCTTTTCCACCACGGGATTTAACGATGGTTTTACCGCAGATGATACATTTTACATCAGAAGCTGCACGATCGAAAATGATTTGTTCGTTGTCACAGTCTAAACATTTGACTCTTAAAAAGTTTCCTCTTCCATTACTTGCCATACAAATCACCTAGTTAGATACCCATTCAGGTTTTCCTACTCTGAAGGATTTTCTGATGTGGGATTTTCCACATTCTTTACATTTGTATCTTAAATCTAATTTCTTAACCGGCTTGTTACCACCTGGTAATGGTCTTGGATAACCTCTGTACCCTGCGGTAACTCTTCTGAATTGTCTTTGTCCCCATTTTAATTCACTAGCTTTTCTCTTTTTGGAAGTGTGCACTTCATGAATAGTGTGTCTTTTACAATGTGGACAGTAAGTTCTTTTTTCCTTAGGCATTTTCATTTTCTTCACCTTTAATAATTTTCTCTGTTAAAAGACTTTTAGAACTTAATTAACAGATTTTTTTCAATAATATATCTAATTACAACAAACCACTTGGAACTGTTTAGGTTTCCATTTAGCATGAGGATGAATTATAACATACTGATAAGAACATCTTTCAGTTTCCTACAAGCATGAGAGCATCTACAGATTCTTATATAAAATATTTTTATCTTTCTACATTGAATATTTTCCCTATCCATACATAGGATAAACTAAATCGAAGTTTTAAAAACTATAAAAAAAGATTTAACAAAGCGTAAATCTTGTAATCTAATAATTAAAAAAATATTTTAAAATAAGAAAATATCATATTATTATAGATACATTATTTATATATGATTATTATCCATATATAAATCTTTGTAATATTTATATAATTTTTATATAAAAAGAGTTGATGAATAGAAATTTAAAAATTTTATTCTATTCCTGAATGGCAGACATAAAAATTTAATATTTCACTAAGCTTGCCTTCTTGTTATCAATGAGAATTTGGGCGGTAATATTTGGCAAGATGACAACATCATTTGCTACGAAAGGACCATAGACCTTTCCGTCAATTCCTACCATTTCACCTACGTCTTCACTAATTACAACAGTGGCATTTTCTATTTCATCTCTGGCAAATAATCCTCCCATTGTCCTATCAACTGGTTTTTTAGGAGCATTATCTACTTTAATATCATCAATTGGTTTAGCGAAACCATCAGCAGGTTCTAGTTTTTCTTCCTTTGCATCCAGTCCGGTTGAAAATCCTAATTGGGATTGGTCGGATCCCATTTTAGGTGAGCTCTCTTCCTTAATATCCGGTTTTTGAACCTCTTCAGGTTTAGGCTTTTTAGGCTTAGCAAAGATCATATTGAAGTCATCTTCGCTTGGAGCAGCATAACTGGATTCTGCAGCTATTGAATCATAGAAGTCATCATCATAATTAGGTTCCAATTTATCCAAATCCACGAATTGACTATCCGGATTTTTGAAGATATCATCCAAACTACTTGAAGATCCTGAATCTTTAGATTCCGCTTCAATGGATTGAATCTCTTCCTCTTGAGCATCAGCTTGAACTTCCTCTTTTGGCTCTTCGAAGACTGGTGTTTCTTCTATCTCCTCTTCAATCTCTTGAGTTTTCTCTTCACTGCCTTGACCAGGATACATCTGATTGGCTACCTGCTTGTCAATATTTTCATATTTCTCATCGGTAACTATCTTGGCATCCTTAATCTGATTCAATCTATTCAAGACTTCATCCTCTTCGCCGAGAGCTGTGGAGATTTCATCTTCCAAGTCTTCAGAAATTTCAGTTTCATCTTCGACAGAACTGCTGGATTCATATGAATCCTCTACAAAACTGGTTTCCTCATCCTCATCGAAGTCCTCTTCATCTTCCTCATAACTCACATCAACGGAACCATCTTCACTGTATTCATCTAGAGAAATTCTATATCTGTGATTCTTAAGGGCATCCATAAGTGAGAAATATAGGGTTTCCTCCTCATCTGTAAGATTAAGTGGAGTTGTATCCAGTAAGTCAAATTGAGGATTGTCCTTCTTAAACAAAAGAAAAGATCTGTAGATATTGTTGTTGGCAGCTTTAGTGATCTTGGATTCCCTAAGCTCACAGATTTCAGTTGCAATCCTTTGAGCATTATTCAATAACAATTGCTCATTTCCAAAAGGATCGCTAGCTACAGAACGCTCTAAGTCTTTAATGTAATCACGCAATTGCTTATAGAAATCATTATCCACTCTAGCTAGAGAGGACTTATTACGTTCTTCCTTTTGAACCCTGCGTAATACTTGAAAAAAGTCGCCTTGCATAAGAATCATTGATTTTAAATAAAGTCGCCAAAACTTAAGAAACTAAAAATTTTAGTTAATGCTAATCGTCTAATAAAGTTATAATGTATAAAAAGAATGGTGTAAATAGCTTTATTGCTATTAAAAAAAATAAATAAATAAATTAATTTGAAAAAATTAATTTATTCCAGCTAAAGATTTAGTCTTCAGATTCTATTCTTGGAGCGAGAAGGAAACTGAGTTCCCCGTCTTCAGACACCATCTTGAGACTGAGGGTCAATGGCATGTCATTTCCAAGACAGATGGTTGCAATTTCAGAGAATTTGTCCGCCTTAAGCATTTCTCTGATCTTTTCTAAAGAGAAAATGGATTTAGCTTTGGTATCTATTTTTTCACCATGTAAATATTCGATGTTTGCATCTCCAAACTCACCTTCAGCAGATGCATAGAAGTTTTCCTGATCCACCATTAAAGTGATTTTGTCAGAGAAGATATCCATGTCTTGAATTGAGTCCTTCAAGAGAGTGAAAGGAATCTCGAATTCTGTAGGATAATCCAATGAAGGAGGTGCAGGAGAATCGTATTCTATATCGATTAATCTGATCTTGAAGGTTCTTGTGGCTTCACCAACAAAGGTGAGAATAAGATTTCCTTCATCCAATGACATCAATACGCGGTCATTGGCTTTGGAACGTTTCAATACTTTCATTAACTCATCAGTGTCAACATTGATCTTTTCCGGTTCATCGCAAATGAACTCATCGAATAAACTGGATTTGAGTTCAAGATGAACAAAGGTAATGTGACTACGGTCTAAGGCATCTAAACGAAAACCTTCACTGTCAGTTTGGATTTGCACTTCATCAACAATTGATGAAATAGCATCAAAACTGGTTTTTAAAATACTTGAATCACTTAACTCAGCTTTAAACATTAAAAATCAACTCTTGATTTAATTTTAAGCATTGATTATTTATTTTATAAAAATAATGCATAATTTATTTTTTTTAAATCTGTAAAATTTAATAAAATTTGTATATTTTATTATAATATTATATAAGTATTTAATCATTTATAAATCTAATCAAAACTTAAAAATTTTTAGAAATTTTCAACAAATAAATGATAAAAAAATAGAAAAATTTAGGGAAAGATTGAGCACATAGACTAAATGAATGAAAAATAGAAATGATGAAATATAAAAATCAAAGAAAAAATCTGCAAAGAAAAAAAATGAAAAGCTAAGAAAAACTATTGTTTTCTTAAACTATTGTCAAAATTGGTACCTTCAATTATTCTTCTTTTTTTCTCTTCCAATTCTCGAGCCTTTCTTTCCTTTTCAGCCAATTCCTCTTCAGTTAAAGGCTGTTCTTCAAATTTTGAAAGATCAACGGATTTTTTGAATTCAGGTTTAGGGCGGGATTCTTCTACATCATCAAAATCATCATCAAAATCATATTTTGAATATTTGTCTTCCAATCCATCGTCTTTTTCTGCTTCAACATCAGAATCAGAGAAATTTTCCTCGATAACGACTTCCTCTTCAATCGGTTCTTCAATTGGCTCTTCAAAAACTTCCTCAACAATGACTTCCTCTTCAATTTCCTCATGAATAGGCTCGTCGACAATTTCCTCAACAACACCTTCTTCTTCAGCTAAATTGGAATCGTCATAAGGAATATCCTCTTCATCAACTGAAACCAAATCGAATTCCTCTTCATCATCCTCATCGAAATCATATTTTGAATATTTGTCTTCCAAATCGGAACCCTCAGATTGCTTGTTCAATCTGGAATGAATGGGAATAATCTCATCAACTTCATCGTCGTTGTCATCTGAAAGTTCTGCTGAATCGGCATTTTCATGCTCTTTAAAAGAAGTTTGATTTTTTTGAGACCTTAGGTTTGAATCGGAATATAAGGAATTGATCTCTTCCTCAGAAAGTTTCTCTTCACTTTCCTTCTCAAATAAATCTTTAGAGGAATCAACAGATTTGTCATCATCGCCGTCGTCGGAAAAATTAGAATCTTTATTTCTTTTGAACATGCCAAAAATGGCATCAAAGTCCTCACGAGTAAGACCGTCCTCGCTTATTTCATCATAATCGATACTTTTAATGCTGTTGAAGGTATCGATAATCAACGAAGACTTTGAAGAAGAGAAGAACTTCAATAAGGAAAATCCGATAATAATAAGTCCGATAATAATCAGGAATATGGCAAGTCCTGCGGTTTCACCTGATAAAACGTTGTCCACAACCCTATCGGAACTTGAGAAATAATAGCTTATTCCAATAATCAGAATTGCCAAACCTGCAATGAAACCGGCAATGGTCAAAAGTGTGGATGAATCAAAAATATCGAAAGATCTCTCCGGAATAGCTGGAGATTTATTCTTATCGTTTATCAATACGCCTTGAGCAGAAGATTTGCCAATTTTCTCTTCCACATCCTCATCTGCTAATACAATATCACTGTCTTTTGGAGCGACAAATGAATCTTCATCAGAATCGATTTCATCATCAAATGAATCGCTGAAATCATCTTCAGCTTCATCTATAGAATCAGTATTTTCTTTCAAATCAGCGCCAGCTGATTCGCTAACATTTGCTTCAG is a genomic window containing:
- a CDS encoding proteasome assembly chaperone family protein, which encodes MRTTQFKVLEEVKLDNPIFIEALPGIGHVGKLAIDHVIDELDATKFVEIYSPYFPPQVLVGEGGVIEDMKNEMYYLKSAGADERDFIFLVGNCQGLSPEGQYELCGSVLDFVESLGAKELFTLGGLATGQPVEGTEGRVLGAATDEERIEMLKEADIEIRSADGGIVGASGLFLGLGRLRGMKGACLMGKTPGYFIDAEAAEAILQKLAILVKLEVSTEELEAKAEEIREMINQAQQMEQEMLQRAMGQPQAQQPQDDLRYIG
- a CDS encoding RNA-protein complex protein Nop10 produces the protein MKMKMKKCPVCNIYTLKSQCPNCGGELKVIYPPKFSVEDKYGKYRRQLKKEMLNKE
- a CDS encoding 50S ribosomal protein L44e — its product is MKMPKEKRTYCPHCKRHTIHEVHTSKKRKASELKWGQRQFRRVTAGYRGYPRPLPGGNKPVKKLDLRYKCKECGKSHIRKSFRVGKPEWVSN
- the pcn gene encoding proliferating cell nuclear antigen (pcna), translated to MFKAELSDSSILKTSFDAISSIVDEVQIQTDSEGFRLDALDRSHITFVHLELKSSLFDEFICDEPEKINVDTDELMKVLKRSKANDRVLMSLDEGNLILTFVGEATRTFKIRLIDIEYDSPAPPSLDYPTEFEIPFTLLKDSIQDMDIFSDKITLMVDQENFYASAEGEFGDANIEYLHGEKIDTKAKSIFSLEKIREMLKADKFSEIATICLGNDMPLTLSLKMVSEDGELSFLLAPRIESED
- a CDS encoding translation initiation factor IF-2 subunit alpha, with amino-acid sequence MVRKSQEWPDEGELIVGTVYKVVNYGAFANLEEYAGKEAFIHISEVSSGWVKNIRDHVRENQKIVARVLRVNPKKGHVDASLKRIREDQRTKKIQQWKIEQKAEKFLELAAKSLDKDLDTAYDEVGYELMDIFGDIYGAFESASEEGAETLTEEGISQEWADAITDVAVKNIQPPEVHISGYVDIKNYNPDGVDVIREALMAAEAENIEVQCVGAPRYRITVTSTDYLDAEKQLKEAAEKAIAIVEEADGTGEFLREIEN
- a CDS encoding 30S ribosomal protein S27e, which encodes MASNGRGNFLRVKCLDCDNEQIIFDRAASDVKCIICGKTIVKSRGGKAKIMAHIDEVLD